GAACGCCAGGAACACGGCGCCTGTCAGCATGAACAGCAGCTCAGCCCAATACCCGCCCTCGGGCGCTTCCTCACTGACCCTCTGCTCCTCGTCCGCCTTCTCGCCGCCGAGCTGACTGGTGGCGAGCACCGCACCGAAGCTCGCGGGCACGGCCTGGAGCGACACCTTGCCCACCCATTCCTGGAGCGGCATGTCGAGGTTGAGCACATTGAAGAGCAGCAGCACACCGCAGGACGACACGATTCCTACGCCGTAGGCGATCATCCCGTCCCCCACATCCTCACGCCACGTCGTCTGCTCCTCCTTGAAACCGACGTAGTGGTCGAGCGCGATGAGCAACGGCACCATGGCGAGCATCAGGAGCGCCAGCCTGAAGCGATCCATGTAGAAGCCGAGCCACCACATCTCCATCGTCATCAG
The sequence above is a segment of the Longimicrobiales bacterium genome. Coding sequences within it:
- a CDS encoding TIGR02587 family membrane protein, whose protein sequence is LMTMEMWWLGFYMDRFRLALLMLAMVPLLIALDHYVGFKEEQTTWREDVGDGMIAYGVGIVSSCGVLLLFNVLNLDMPLQEWVGKVSLQAVPASFGAVLATSQLGGEKADEEQRVSEEAPEGGYWAELLFMLTGAVFLAFNVAPTEEIALIAFQINAWYALGIAITSLGLMHAIVYAVEFFGSPGLPENIPVWSVFIRYTVTGYAIALFVSAYVLWTFGRFDGDPLIVNTMQTIVLAFPAALGAAGARLIL